One window of Mucilaginibacter inviolabilis genomic DNA carries:
- a CDS encoding TolC family protein: MNRIHFNIKRNLSVVLAGLLFLSLSAHAQNGKRKPKSFPVPDNIPDTNKVGFPVMPNATNPGNGSDQYMTLKQCIDYAMIHQPALNKSLINVDIAKTTNAINLSAWLPQANANGNLIHYIQQSNANISTGVGTGGTTTGSTGTGTGSTTNVRSSYSNTFIPELAITQAIVSPNLLYAAKTAPLLVKQAQQVTDSTKIYLVSAVSKSFYNVLLTLQQINVLKEDTTRLGKNLRDTYHQYKGGIVDETDYLQATITLNNSRAQLKQANENIVPQYAALKQLMGYEPDKDFNVSIDTVQMMNDIQIDTTRQLEYEKRIEYQQIKTRKDLQLQLSSYYRYQFLPTVSGFFNYSAQFANNNFPSLLSKSYPSSLVGLSISIPIFTGFARLHNLHKSHLQEQLIGWDEADLKLQLHKEYATGLADYRSNLYNFNVQQKNVAMAKRVYFVVDLQYKQGIVAYLNVITAESNLITAEINYTNALFQLLSSKIDLEKAMGDITY, from the coding sequence ATGAATAGAATACATTTTAATATAAAACGCAACCTTTCCGTTGTACTCGCGGGTTTGTTATTTTTATCGTTAAGTGCTCATGCACAAAATGGTAAACGTAAACCTAAATCGTTCCCCGTTCCGGATAATATCCCGGACACCAATAAAGTTGGCTTTCCTGTCATGCCTAATGCTACTAATCCAGGTAATGGCAGCGATCAGTATATGACACTAAAGCAGTGCATCGATTATGCGATGATACACCAACCGGCATTAAACAAATCGCTGATTAATGTTGATATCGCCAAAACAACCAACGCCATTAATTTGTCGGCATGGTTGCCCCAGGCCAATGCAAACGGCAATCTCATCCATTACATACAGCAATCCAACGCCAATATATCAACTGGTGTAGGTACTGGTGGCACTACCACTGGCAGTACAGGTACAGGCACCGGCTCAACCACCAATGTGCGGTCGAGCTATTCCAATACATTTATCCCTGAACTGGCCATTACCCAGGCTATAGTAAGCCCTAATTTATTGTACGCCGCTAAAACTGCTCCCCTGCTGGTTAAACAGGCCCAGCAAGTAACCGATAGTACCAAAATATACCTGGTATCGGCAGTGAGCAAGTCATTTTATAATGTATTGCTTACACTTCAGCAGATCAATGTTTTAAAAGAGGATACCACCCGCCTGGGTAAAAACCTTCGTGATACGTACCACCAATATAAAGGCGGTATTGTAGATGAAACAGATTATCTGCAGGCTACCATCACCCTCAATAATTCCAGGGCACAGTTGAAGCAGGCCAATGAGAATATTGTACCTCAGTATGCGGCTTTAAAACAGTTAATGGGTTATGAACCGGATAAGGATTTTAATGTAAGTATCGATACGGTACAAATGATGAATGACATCCAGATTGATACTACCCGGCAATTAGAATATGAAAAACGAATAGAGTATCAACAGATTAAAACCCGGAAAGATCTCCAGCTTCAATTAAGTAGCTATTACAGGTATCAGTTTTTGCCCACCGTATCCGGATTTTTTAATTATAGTGCGCAATTCGCGAACAATAATTTTCCAAGTCTTTTATCCAAATCCTACCCAAGTTCGTTGGTGGGTTTATCCATCAGCATACCCATATTTACCGGCTTTGCCCGCCTGCATAATTTGCATAAATCGCATTTGCAGGAACAGTTGATCGGTTGGGATGAGGCAGATCTGAAACTGCAATTACATAAAGAATATGCCACAGGTTTAGCCGATTACCGGAGCAACCTTTACAATTTTAATGTTCAGCAAAAAAATGTGGCCATGGCCAAACGGGTTTACTTCGTGGTCGACCTTCAATACAAACAAGGTATTGTGGCTTACCTGAATGTGATCACCGCCGAATCAAACTTAATTACCGCAGAAATCAATTACACCAACGCGCTGTTCCAGCTGCTTTCGAGCAAAATTGACCTGGAAAAAGCAATGGGAGATATCACTTATTAA
- a CDS encoding efflux RND transporter permease subunit, with product MVSNTFIKRPVTAIVISLVLMIAGLICLFNLAVDQYPNISPPSVSVNGSYTGADAQTVEQNLATPIEEQVNGTPGMEYMTSTNTNSGSMGIRVTFKIGTNVHIAALNVQNRVGIATPLLPSVVSKLGLTVRASNPDQLMLVAIYSPKRTHSITFLDNYTNTFIQDAILRVPGVGDVSARTDNFSMRIWMNPDKMASYGLTPADVTAALNGQNVYVAAGSAGAPPQQSSQTFETGILVNGMLSKVSDYEKIVVKSIPGTSQLVYLKDVARVELGKFTFSSNAFVDGNRASTIQVYQSPGSNALQTAENVYAALAKLKKSFPKDVDYVVPFESITIIKVSMQEVIGTLLKALALVAIVVFLFLQNWRSTLIPILAIPVSILATFIFFIPLGFTINTLTMFGFVLAIGIVVDDAIIVVEAVQHYIDEKQLSPKEATYQAMKEIAAPVIAIALILASVFVPVGFIPGIVGRLYQQFAITIAISVILSAFVALSLTPALCTLLLRPTPPVTEKSNWLTKFFNAFNKRFEKITLKYTNGVHRSIKGARYIVIILVCICVGTYLMFRIKPSGFVPAEDGGRLYVTYQLPEASSTVQSVNVMEKLMKIVASTPGILHYTAISGFNILNGGANSNNGSMFCMLTPWDDRTTPNTRVPGLMNVIKQKIAKAGIKNANVVVAQPPPIRGIGQAAGFSMQIEQGNTTDDIYAFEKVVKKFVAAAKANPATAGAYSYFSAHTPSYELNVDREKCEKLGINISDVFSTMQAYMGSLFVNNFTLYNRTYHVVVQADTAYRALISNMNKYYVHNSVGQMLPLSTVISYKPIVAAPLITHFNIFRSAEVDGSIPPGYSSGQAIEALKELAAKTLPRGYTYEFSGLSYEEIKAGSTTVYIFLFSIIFVFLFLAALYESWSVPFSVMLAVPISAFGAILALTVVPTVTNNVYAQIGLITLIGLSAKNAILIVEFAKIRVDRGEELIKSTLEAVRLRLRPIIMTSLAFILGVLPLVLATGAGAESRNTIGITVLGGMIASSTISIFIVPVLFVLFTRFSYGKKQLAYLQEHHEELMEKARKVEAQNIDPELEYDIAEANAKHNADKQTANENNQ from the coding sequence ATGGTTTCAAATACATTTATAAAAAGGCCGGTAACCGCTATTGTTATTTCATTAGTCTTAATGATAGCGGGACTGATCTGCCTTTTCAATCTGGCGGTTGACCAATATCCTAATATATCGCCGCCAAGCGTGTCGGTAAACGGTTCGTATACCGGCGCTGATGCTCAGACAGTTGAGCAAAATTTAGCTACCCCCATCGAAGAGCAGGTAAACGGTACCCCCGGCATGGAATACATGACCAGTACCAATACCAACAGTGGCAGCATGGGTATAAGGGTAACCTTTAAAATAGGCACCAACGTACATATTGCTGCGCTTAACGTTCAAAACAGGGTGGGCATAGCCACTCCCCTATTGCCTTCGGTTGTAAGTAAATTGGGACTAACGGTACGGGCTAGTAACCCCGATCAATTAATGCTGGTCGCGATTTACTCACCCAAGCGTACCCATAGCATTACCTTCCTGGATAATTATACCAATACGTTTATCCAGGATGCTATACTCCGTGTTCCTGGTGTGGGCGATGTTAGTGCACGTACCGACAATTTCAGTATGCGTATCTGGATGAACCCGGATAAAATGGCCTCTTATGGCCTAACCCCTGCCGACGTTACCGCTGCACTGAATGGTCAGAACGTTTACGTTGCCGCAGGTTCTGCAGGTGCCCCGCCGCAGCAATCGTCACAAACTTTTGAAACCGGCATCCTAGTAAACGGGATGCTGAGCAAAGTTTCGGACTATGAAAAAATTGTGGTGAAGAGCATTCCAGGAACCAGTCAGCTGGTTTACCTCAAGGATGTGGCCAGGGTTGAACTGGGTAAGTTTACCTTCTCCAGCAACGCATTTGTGGATGGCAACCGGGCATCAACTATACAGGTATATCAATCGCCGGGAAGTAACGCCCTGCAAACTGCTGAGAATGTTTACGCGGCATTGGCCAAACTCAAAAAATCCTTCCCAAAAGATGTGGATTATGTGGTGCCTTTTGAATCGATAACCATTATCAAGGTATCTATGCAGGAGGTAATAGGCACCTTGCTTAAGGCACTCGCCTTGGTGGCTATTGTGGTGTTCTTATTTCTGCAAAACTGGCGTTCCACACTGATCCCTATATTGGCTATCCCAGTATCCATCCTGGCAACGTTTATATTTTTTATACCGCTGGGATTTACCATCAATACGCTAACCATGTTTGGCTTTGTGCTGGCCATTGGCATTGTGGTGGATGATGCCATTATTGTGGTAGAGGCGGTGCAGCATTATATAGATGAGAAGCAGCTATCACCCAAGGAAGCCACGTATCAGGCCATGAAGGAGATCGCCGCGCCAGTGATCGCGATAGCTTTGATCCTGGCATCGGTATTTGTGCCGGTAGGTTTTATTCCGGGTATTGTGGGCCGTTTGTACCAGCAATTTGCTATCACTATAGCCATATCGGTTATTCTTTCGGCTTTTGTTGCCTTATCATTAACCCCGGCGCTTTGTACCTTGTTGTTGAGGCCAACTCCTCCGGTAACCGAAAAATCAAATTGGCTGACCAAGTTCTTCAATGCTTTTAACAAAAGGTTTGAAAAAATCACACTGAAATATACCAACGGTGTTCACCGCAGCATTAAAGGGGCGCGGTACATTGTGATCATACTGGTGTGTATTTGTGTAGGCACCTATCTCATGTTCAGGATCAAACCATCCGGGTTTGTACCTGCCGAGGATGGCGGGCGTTTGTACGTAACCTATCAATTACCAGAAGCTTCATCAACAGTTCAATCCGTTAATGTAATGGAAAAACTGATGAAAATAGTAGCCTCCACACCCGGCATATTGCATTACACGGCTATATCTGGTTTTAACATACTTAATGGCGGGGCCAATTCCAATAACGGCTCCATGTTTTGTATGCTTACCCCCTGGGACGATCGTACCACCCCGAATACGCGGGTGCCCGGCTTAATGAATGTGATCAAACAAAAGATCGCCAAAGCGGGTATCAAAAACGCTAACGTGGTAGTGGCGCAGCCTCCACCCATCAGGGGTATAGGCCAGGCAGCCGGTTTTAGTATGCAAATTGAGCAGGGAAACACTACCGACGATATTTATGCTTTTGAAAAAGTGGTTAAAAAGTTTGTGGCAGCGGCTAAGGCTAATCCTGCCACAGCGGGAGCCTATAGCTATTTTTCGGCGCATACACCAAGTTATGAGCTTAATGTCGACCGTGAGAAATGCGAAAAGCTGGGTATCAATATTTCGGATGTTTTTTCGACCATGCAAGCTTATATGGGTAGTTTGTTCGTGAACAACTTTACCTTATACAACCGCACCTATCACGTAGTTGTACAGGCCGACACCGCTTATCGGGCACTCATCTCCAATATGAATAAGTACTACGTGCATAATTCTGTTGGGCAAATGCTGCCTTTAAGTACGGTGATCAGCTATAAGCCTATCGTAGCGGCCCCGTTGATTACGCACTTTAATATCTTCCGCTCGGCCGAAGTTGATGGTTCCATACCTCCGGGTTATAGCAGCGGGCAAGCTATTGAAGCGTTAAAAGAATTAGCGGCCAAAACATTACCACGTGGGTACACCTATGAATTTTCGGGCTTGAGCTATGAGGAAATCAAGGCAGGTTCAACCACGGTTTATATCTTCCTCTTTTCTATCATTTTTGTATTTCTGTTCCTGGCTGCATTGTACGAAAGCTGGTCGGTGCCATTTTCGGTAATGCTCGCGGTTCCCATCAGTGCCTTTGGTGCCATCCTGGCGCTTACCGTTGTGCCTACGGTCACCAATAACGTATATGCCCAAATAGGATTGATAACATTGATCGGTCTTTCGGCAAAAAACGCGATCCTAATTGTGGAATTTGCCAAAATAAGGGTAGACCGAGGAGAGGAACTAATCAAATCGACATTGGAAGCTGTACGCCTGCGTTTGCGCCCCATCATCATGACCTCCCTGGCATTTATTTTAGGTGTATTGCCATTAGTATTGGCAACAGGTGCAGGCGCCGAATCAAGGAATACTATCGGGATCACAGTTTTAGGGGGAATGATAGCATCATCAACCATTTCCATATTTATTGTGCCTGTGCTCTTTGTGTTGTTTACCCGTTTCTCTTACGGCAAAAAACAACTAGCTTATTTGCAGGAACATCATGAAGAATTAATGGAAAAGGCCCGAAAAGTAGAGGCTCAGAATATCGATCCTGAGCTGGAATACGATATTGCCGAAGCCAATGCCAAACATAATGCCGACAAGCAAACAGCAAATGAAAATAACCAATAG
- a CDS encoding efflux RND transporter periplasmic adaptor subunit, with product MKRVFLNAIFISLTILAACNKKQPPVNPEVPVNLFKVKEKHVLYYDQYPSTTAALSQVTLLPQVQGAVTGIFFTEGTHVKKGQKLYEIDKRIYQDSYDAAVANRKVTEGTLVQSQQDADRYEYLNKYNAVAKQLYDHAVITLQNSQSQVKSADQAVKTARTNLNYATVYAPFDGTIGFSQVKLGNVVTVGSTVLNTISTDDPMAVDFVINEKQLPRFELLQQSKQQITDSLFTILLADNSLYPINGKISVIDRAVNSQTGSITIRLVFPNPKGMLRVGMSCVVRVHNQEKGKQLVVPGKAVVEQMGEYFVYTAKDSLMNNPKAGADSAKRKVKKLIAVQKKVQVGQTIGPNMIIKSGINNGDRVIVDGVQLLHDGSRITTANKIGPSAGGRGGR from the coding sequence ATGAAAAGAGTATTTTTAAATGCCATTTTTATAAGCCTTACTATTCTGGCAGCATGCAACAAAAAACAACCACCTGTTAATCCGGAAGTTCCTGTTAACCTGTTTAAGGTTAAGGAGAAACATGTGCTGTATTATGATCAATATCCTTCAACCACGGCCGCGCTTAGCCAGGTTACGCTGTTGCCGCAGGTTCAGGGTGCCGTTACGGGTATATTTTTTACCGAAGGCACTCATGTAAAAAAAGGTCAAAAATTATACGAGATCGACAAGCGTATATACCAGGACAGCTATGATGCCGCGGTAGCAAACCGTAAGGTAACTGAAGGCACTTTAGTACAGTCGCAACAGGATGCCGACCGTTATGAGTATCTGAATAAGTATAATGCTGTTGCCAAACAACTTTACGATCATGCGGTAATTACGCTGCAAAACTCGCAGAGTCAGGTTAAATCGGCAGATCAGGCGGTAAAAACGGCCCGTACAAATTTAAACTACGCTACCGTGTACGCCCCTTTTGATGGCACCATAGGTTTTAGCCAGGTAAAGCTGGGCAACGTAGTTACCGTAGGTTCAACTGTATTGAACACCATATCTACAGATGATCCTATGGCGGTTGATTTTGTGATCAACGAAAAGCAGTTGCCACGCTTTGAGTTGCTACAACAGAGCAAACAGCAAATCACCGATTCGCTTTTCACCATTTTATTGGCAGATAATAGTCTTTACCCGATCAACGGAAAAATTTCGGTGATAGACCGCGCGGTTAACTCACAAACAGGATCTATTACCATCAGGCTCGTATTTCCAAATCCTAAAGGAATGCTTAGGGTTGGTATGAGCTGCGTGGTGCGGGTTCATAACCAGGAAAAGGGTAAGCAATTGGTAGTTCCCGGCAAAGCAGTTGTTGAGCAAATGGGCGAATACTTTGTGTATACCGCAAAAGACAGCCTGATGAATAATCCAAAAGCCGGTGCCGACTCAGCTAAGAGAAAAGTAAAGAAACTGATAGCCGTGCAGAAAAAGGTTCAGGTTGGTCAAACTATAGGGCCAAATATGATCATCAAAAGTGGTATTAATAATGGCGACCGGGTTATAGTTGATGGCGTACAGCTGTTACATGATGGTTCACGGATCACCACAGCTAATAAGATTGGTCCATCAGCAGGCGGCAGGGGCGGGCGTTAA
- a CDS encoding MarR family winged helix-turn-helix transcriptional regulator: protein MKHTQLISENLRLINYLYNKNLAKELSSIKVNHHFEVLLILAQQKGPITQNKLAELLHVDKSRVVSIVFSLEQRKMLTVKTNPADRRQHYISLSPHALTSIPYIEKKIKEVNEVANTGISEEKLDTFFEVAEAIMQNLTKNKH from the coding sequence ATGAAACACACACAGCTGATATCAGAAAATTTAAGACTGATCAATTATTTATATAATAAAAACCTCGCCAAAGAATTATCATCAATTAAGGTAAATCATCATTTTGAGGTGCTATTAATTTTGGCTCAACAAAAAGGGCCGATCACGCAGAATAAGTTAGCAGAATTACTGCATGTAGATAAATCACGAGTGGTGAGTATTGTTTTTTCATTGGAACAAAGAAAGATGCTGACCGTGAAAACAAACCCTGCCGACAGGCGTCAGCACTATATATCTTTGTCTCCGCATGCACTAACCTCAATCCCCTATATCGAAAAAAAGATAAAAGAAGTAAATGAAGTGGCTAATACCGGCATCAGCGAAGAAAAACTGGACACTTTCTTTGAAGTAGCCGAAGCGATAATGCAAAACCTGACAAAAAACAAGCACTGA
- a CDS encoding efflux RND transporter permease subunit, whose product MIANTFIKRPVTAIVISIVLIITGTVSILLLPIDQYPDITPPIVQVNGQFTGADAQTVEQTVATPIEEQVNGTPGMEYMQSNNTNNGQMTMNVTFKMGTDIDVAALDVQNRVSIATPLLPAVVSRLGLTVRAVNPSMLMMVAIYAPKGTHNITFLDNYTNIFIQDALLRVPGVGSINRFTDDFSMRIWMNPDKMAAYSLTPQDVITALNAQNVQVAAGTAGVPPQASSQTYELGILVNGRLSKVSEFEKVIVKTVPATGQLVYLKDVARVELGKFTFSSNSFVDGHKASYLQIYQAPGSNALETANGVYAALAKLKTNFPSDVEYKVPFESVTVVKVSMEDVVGTLLKTLALVAVVVYVFLQNWRSTLIPVLAIPVSIFGTFCFFIPLGFTINTLTMFGFVLAIGIVVDDAIIVVEAVQHYIDHDGMSAKEATYQAMKDISAPVIAIALILAAVFVPVGFIPGIVGRLYQQFAITIAISVIISAFIALSLTPALCTLLLKPSHLDKDAKGINKLFFKFNTWFEKVTASYTEGVRKSIKASRFVVIILICICVGTYFLFQNKPSGFIPSEDDGNLYVTFQLPPASSTAASVDVMSRLMKVIGSTPGVAHYAALSGLNVVTNASNSNNGTIYCQLAPWDERSKSTEQVPGIIGELQKRIADAGIRDANVEVIQPSPLPGIGATVGFSLQIEQRSTSDNLQDFEKVVKKFVAEANKNPVISKAFTFYTAHTPNYSLTVDREKCEKLGVNVADVFTTIQAYMGSLYINDFTTYNRTFHVVVQADTAFRKVVSNMDKYYVRNQAGDMVPLGTVISYKPVDAPPLISHFNIFRTAEVDGSAAPGHSSGEAIAAMQDLAKRILPQGYEYEFSGLSYEEIKAGSTTIYIFIFSITFVFLFLAALYESWSVPFSVLLAVPVGAMGAILALILVPSLTNNVYAQIGLITLIGLAAKNAILIVEFAKVRVDMGEELIKSTLEAVSLRLRPIIMTSLAFVLGVLPLVLATGAGAVARRTIGFTVLGGMIAASTLAIFIVPVLFVLITRFSYGKEKLEYLQAHKENLREKARKVEAQNIDPELEYEISKSRELHKS is encoded by the coding sequence ATGATTGCTAATACCTTCATTAAAAGACCTGTAACTGCTATAGTTATATCTATTGTACTGATTATTACCGGTACAGTAAGTATACTGCTTTTACCGATAGACCAATATCCGGACATTACACCGCCTATTGTGCAGGTGAACGGTCAGTTTACCGGTGCCGATGCGCAAACCGTTGAACAAACCGTGGCCACCCCTATCGAAGAACAGGTAAACGGAACCCCAGGCATGGAATATATGCAAAGTAATAACACCAATAACGGGCAAATGACCATGAATGTAACCTTTAAAATGGGAACAGACATTGACGTTGCCGCGCTTGATGTTCAAAACAGGGTAAGTATTGCGACTCCCTTGTTACCAGCCGTAGTAAGCAGGCTTGGCCTTACTGTACGTGCGGTTAACCCCAGTATGCTGATGATGGTGGCCATTTATGCTCCGAAAGGAACGCATAATATCACCTTCCTGGATAATTATACCAACATCTTTATACAGGATGCCTTATTGCGCGTACCCGGTGTAGGCAGTATCAACCGCTTTACTGATGATTTCAGTATGCGGATATGGATGAACCCGGATAAAATGGCAGCTTATAGCTTAACCCCTCAGGATGTAATCACCGCCCTTAATGCGCAAAATGTGCAGGTAGCGGCCGGTACTGCTGGTGTACCGCCACAGGCATCAAGTCAGACGTATGAGTTGGGTATCCTGGTTAACGGGCGATTGAGTAAAGTATCTGAATTTGAAAAAGTTATTGTAAAAACAGTACCAGCAACGGGCCAACTGGTTTACCTGAAAGATGTTGCCCGGGTTGAATTAGGCAAATTTACTTTTTCAAGCAACTCCTTTGTTGATGGGCATAAAGCATCCTATCTGCAAATTTACCAGGCGCCGGGAAGTAACGCCTTGGAAACCGCCAATGGTGTATATGCGGCCCTGGCTAAATTGAAAACCAATTTCCCTTCGGATGTAGAATACAAAGTTCCTTTTGAATCGGTTACGGTAGTTAAGGTTTCTATGGAAGATGTGGTGGGTACCCTATTAAAAACCCTCGCATTGGTTGCCGTTGTGGTATACGTTTTCCTGCAGAACTGGCGCTCCACACTAATCCCGGTACTGGCTATCCCGGTATCTATTTTTGGTACTTTCTGTTTTTTTATCCCTTTAGGGTTCACCATCAACACCCTGACCATGTTCGGTTTTGTACTGGCCATAGGTATTGTGGTGGATGATGCCATTATTGTGGTGGAAGCCGTGCAGCATTACATCGACCATGATGGCATGTCGGCCAAAGAGGCTACTTACCAGGCCATGAAGGATATCTCGGCACCGGTAATAGCCATCGCGCTGATATTGGCTGCGGTGTTTGTTCCGGTAGGCTTTATCCCGGGTATTGTGGGACGATTATACCAGCAATTCGCTATTACTATCGCCATATCGGTGATCATATCTGCATTTATCGCACTTTCCTTAACACCAGCGTTGTGTACGCTTTTGTTAAAACCATCTCACCTGGATAAAGATGCCAAAGGTATTAACAAGTTATTCTTCAAGTTCAATACCTGGTTTGAAAAGGTAACCGCCAGTTATACCGAAGGCGTACGAAAAAGCATCAAGGCATCGCGTTTTGTGGTGATCATTTTGATATGCATTTGCGTTGGAACCTACTTCTTATTCCAGAATAAGCCATCAGGCTTTATTCCTTCTGAAGATGATGGTAACCTGTACGTGACCTTTCAGCTACCGCCGGCATCTTCCACTGCGGCATCTGTTGATGTGATGTCCAGATTGATGAAAGTTATTGGATCCACACCAGGTGTAGCCCACTACGCAGCCCTGTCTGGTCTCAACGTAGTAACCAACGCCAGTAACTCCAACAACGGCACCATTTATTGCCAGCTTGCCCCCTGGGATGAGCGTAGTAAATCCACTGAACAGGTACCAGGGATTATTGGAGAGTTGCAAAAACGTATTGCCGATGCCGGTATCAGAGATGCAAACGTAGAAGTTATTCAACCATCGCCACTGCCGGGCATTGGAGCAACCGTAGGCTTTAGTTTACAGATAGAACAACGAAGCACCTCTGATAACTTGCAGGACTTTGAAAAAGTAGTGAAAAAGTTTGTTGCCGAGGCCAATAAAAACCCGGTTATCAGCAAAGCATTTACCTTCTACACCGCTCATACGCCTAATTACAGTTTAACGGTAGATAGAGAGAAATGCGAAAAATTGGGTGTAAATGTGGCCGATGTATTTACCACCATCCAGGCATATATGGGTAGCCTTTATATCAATGACTTTACTACCTATAACCGGACTTTTCACGTAGTTGTACAGGCAGATACGGCCTTTAGAAAGGTGGTAAGTAACATGGACAAATACTATGTACGCAACCAAGCCGGTGACATGGTTCCGTTGGGTACGGTCATCAGTTACAAACCTGTTGACGCGCCGCCGCTGATATCGCATTTCAATATCTTCCGTACTGCCGAAGTCGATGGTTCTGCCGCTCCCGGTCATAGTAGCGGTGAGGCCATCGCTGCCATGCAGGATCTGGCCAAACGGATTTTACCACAAGGTTATGAATACGAGTTTTCGGGTTTAAGTTATGAGGAGATCAAGGCGGGTTCAACCACCATTTATATATTCATCTTCTCCATCACCTTTGTGTTTCTGTTCCTGGCAGCCTTGTATGAAAGCTGGTCGGTTCCTTTCTCCGTACTGTTGGCTGTACCGGTTGGTGCGATGGGTGCAATTCTTGCCCTGATCCTCGTGCCGAGTTTAACCAACAATGTGTACGCGCAAATTGGCCTCATCACCCTGATCGGTCTCGCGGCCAAAAACGCGATCCTGATTGTGGAGTTTGCCAAGGTGCGGGTAGATATGGGTGAAGAGCTCATCAAATCGACACTGGAGGCTGTGAGTCTTCGCTTGCGCCCCATCATCATGACTTCGCTTGCCTTCGTTTTGGGTGTATTGCCTTTGGTACTGGCAACAGGTGCAGGAGCAGTAGCGCGGCGGACTATCGGTTTTACCGTTTTAGGCGGTATGATCGCGGCTTCAACACTGGCCATATTTATTGTGCCGGTGCTTTTTGTGCTGATAACCCGCTTCTCCTACGGTAAAGAAAAGCTGGAATATTTACAGGCCCATAAAGAAAACCTGCGGGAAAAAGCAAGAAAAGTAGAAGCTCAGAACATTGATCCGGAATTGGAATATGAGATTTCAAAATCCCGTGAATTACATAAAAGCTAA